A genome region from Hippopotamus amphibius kiboko isolate mHipAmp2 chromosome 1, mHipAmp2.hap2, whole genome shotgun sequence includes the following:
- the LOC130855812 gene encoding cytochrome c oxidase subunit 7C, mitochondrial, with translation MLGQSIRRFTTSVVRRSHYEEGPGKNLPFSVENKWRLLAMMTLYLGSGFAAPFFIVRHQLLKK, from the exons ATGTTGGGACAAAGCATCCGGAGGTTCACAACCTCTGTGGTCCGTAGGAGCCACTATGAGGAGGGTCCAGGGAAG AATTTACCATTTTCGGTGGAAAACAAGTGGCGGTTACTAGCTATGATGACTTTGTACCTTGGGTCTGGTTTTGCTGCACCTTTCTTTATAGTAAGACACCAActgcttaaaaaataa